One Coffea eugenioides isolate CCC68of chromosome 2, Ceug_1.0, whole genome shotgun sequence genomic window, GTTGTAATATCAGAAAATTTCTAGTTgtaatatcactagttttaactAGATAAGACGAAAAACTGCCGattgcaaattcattagttGTAATGAATTATAACATATATATAACTAGTTGTAACTCAAAATGGTACATGGCGTAATCAaaatttgttgcattttaaataTTAGTTACCATACTTTCAAATTACTTGTCCCAACGAAGTATCATGTTCTTCTGTGAAACTGTTACTTATTATGTGGTCACGTGGAACCAAGCCGAGCCGCCAATTGTAAGTTCATTTCTGTACTGAAGGAGTACTACCTATTGAAGTGCTTCCCCAACTATCTGTAATACTTATCATTAATACAATTATAAACAAATTGTCTAAGTTTTAACATACAAGCAAATGACAAGGTGCCTGTACAAGCACATCAATAAGCGGTAACAGCTTATTAATTTCTTGTAACGTACATATGCTGGTTGCAACTTCTTGTTACACTTGAAAGGTAAGGTGACTGATGTATAACTGGGTATTCACGACCCAATTGTTGTTGGAGTACAGGTCATGATCCAATCGAATTGAACCATTATTCCATCCACACACTATACATTTGACCAAACGTTGAGTCTATTCTCTCGTTAATAAGTGGTTTCCATGGCTTCACCAACTCACCCAGGAGTACTATCCTGTGGAGAACAGCATGAAATGACACAGCAAGCAGTTGGTCAAGTTGCCAGAAGAAACCATTTACTATGCATGGTCTGAAACAGGTGCTCCGTTAAAAATTTCTACCTCTTTTTTTCTCCCACCTTTTTCTTTATCAGTAGATCCTTTCTTTCATCCAACCAAAAAGCAGTAGATATCAGCATAGTCATGCAATCCACAAACGAAGGATCTCATACAAGCTCACCATCAAATGTTCGGCAAAAAAGACGGAAAGTATCGTTGGGTCCAACAAATGCCATCAGCAAGTACGAAACACCAGACGGGAGGATTTTATATGGTACCAAACGCGAGTTCAAGAATGCTCCGCTTAACACCAACAACTCTCTGGGAAATTTAGgtcacatttttaaaaataccgTCAATAATCATCTACCGTCTGGCTATTCCGTTATGGACCATAAACCCATATGGGAGCCTGTTCGTGAGCGAAGAATGGAATTAGAGGTACTTTGTCGCTGGCATAGCCTCCGCGTCCCGAGAACAAGGTCGGCGGATCTTGTTATAGGACCACAAGCCAATGATGCAAGCGTATTACATAGACTACAGCGAGAAATTATGCAGATGGAGCGTAGGCTTCACAGGTTTCACGAGATCCAAGCCGCAAAAAGACATGGTATTGGAAAACAATTTGATGTTCAGCACATTTTAGCAGATCCCATGCTTATATCTGATCCGGACCTATCTGACTTTACTGAATCAAGCGACGATGACTTTCAAAGGTACATACCCCATTGTCTAATGCATGACGGCGTTCCCAAGTGTTGTATGGGATACAACTGATAACAAGGGATGTAGTTCAATGTTTGTTAGGGTAGCGGTAAAACTATACTCATTATAATCTCTACTCAAACAAATTGCTTACCATATTTGGATATTAATCATGCCTGTTAAACAGTCGTAACTAGTTGTAACGTAACAGTAACAGATCCCTAACTGGTTGTAACCCATTGTGTACTGTTCGTTCTTCCTTTTTGTTGCATTGTAAAACTTCATTTTAACGTTACAAATTAGTTCTCCAAGGAATCATTTTCTTATGCGCACCTATTACCAAAATGTGGTCGTGACCTGGCTTGACCATAATTTAATTAACCTAAAAACTTGTAATACCAATTGATGTGCCTGTGATATATCATGTCAATGGTGCACTAAATTCGTCAAGCGATGCAAAACAAATGGCCTAAATGATAATGTTTTATAAAAATAGCCCAATAATAATTCGAATTTATCATCATAATAAAATCAAGACAATTTAGACTTTAGATTGTGTTATCCTATATATCGTACCTTTGGCGGTGCGATCTATGCCAATAAATATGTTATTAAGGTATGCAATTGAATGTAGTAGAACGGTATACATATCACGATAACCATTCAACTGTTATGGTCGTTTTAGTGAAAAATATCCGATCACAAAAAACACGTTCAATTCTATTGTAAAATTGTTACTTCAATTTTCTACCAACTTTAtaattttctaacaattttatACAACCCAATACAAACTATTGATGACTACTAACACTAGATGCGATTACAATTGTAATCCACTTGTCTAAATTTGAAAAGAGTGAAACATCAATGGTGCCTGTATAACCTCGTCAATAAGTTGTAATAGCTTATTAACTGCTTGTAACGTACATATGCAGCATTCTCAAGTTGGGATAACCACTTAATGTCTCGTTCAAAATGTATAGTTACACATCATTCATCAACCTCATTTTGGGGGGAGGCGACGTCAACGCGTAGTTGCAATCCCTGTGTGTTATTTCTTTCCTGAAATGTGTAACGATGGCAAATCAgcaaatattattaataaaacatACGATTAATGATATACGATGTCCAAGTCTCCAATTAATAACATTACATAAATATGTGCTGTAACGATAAAAATTTGTCACCTGAGGTGATGGTGCAAATACATGATATGCATCAACATCACAGTGTGTTGAAATTGCCCCACGCTCCTCCTACATTATATAGTATAAGTAATCGACTGTCAACAAATCATTACCAGTGCCTATATTACTCACTTATAAAGTTAAATTGGACTAGACATTATAACAAAAATGATATATCAGACCATTAAAACATCTCTGACGGAGTTATGCttggaaaaaatagaaaatctgGGATGCATCCATTCTGTAGGGACACTTGCAGGAGGCCCCTGATTAGCCAAACGGTGGAccttgaaataataaaaaataatacgTTATTAAAGCGAGCATACGTTAACTACATAATTTGCATGATTTGACAGCCTTCGGGAGCTCACCgttacaattaaagaaaaaaaggtagCTCTACTACATGAACAAGAAGGTTTTATTTTAACAACTAAATGTAAGCATACCGTTTGACTTTCATCGATATCGGGAGCAACAGCATTTGGAGGGCCATTCACTGTCTGACTCATTGAATGCGTCTACAAGTTTCGTATGGGCAAAATCATTGTATGAGACAAACAAAATACGTATATCAGGAGGGATGACGGCCGTAACAACATTATCACACAATGTAACATCAATGTAACTATTTATGCTgttagaaacatccaaataaaagCAAGAGTCATGTCCATTTTATACTAACCGAAACAGAGTCAGTAGATGAACGGCATCCCATAAACATGTATTCTTCAAATGAAATCGATGTCGGCTCCGATTCTGAGACCTACAGTATTGACACGGCAATAATATTATTTCATAATGAATGTTACCTAAACTTTAGTTAATAGTATAACAATAACTTAGTTTTAGCATAAATGTTCCCCATGtaccaaaatttgatccataccGTAGTCTGTGTAGTCCTTGATAatctagattttctttttactctGTCAAATTTATCGACCCAACTTCGCATCACTCTACTTTTCTTCCCACCGCCTCGTTTTTTAATGCCTCTTGCGACTACTGCCTCCCCCATTTCATttacaatttcaattttatctcgTTCCTCCATATtcagatttttttgattttgcaaaGGTTGCTCTTCGCTTTCTGAGAGGAGGAGCTCAACTCTCTTTGACAAATCGGATATGACAGTGATTGCTACTTTGCTGGTGTCCTCCGACATTGCTGCTCGAGTTGCGACCTTAATCATGGCTGGAGCGAGCTCCCGATAACGAGTTGAAATCATTACTTTAGAATCAGCCACAACTTCCTATCCTCGCCGATCAAAACAGTCTCCAGCCCGAGCTCTTTTTGTCCATCGCCTCTTAATGTATTCAGGAGGAATTATTTTTATGCCCACGGTATCAAACACCTTCAACGCGTGCCCACATAAAATGCCTTCATTCTCGTATTTTTTACAACTGCAACGTACACTTAGATCATTCCGATTGAATACTACTGTTCTTTCAGGTCCTCCATCATACCTCATGACCGCAAACTCCACAAACATCGCTGCATCTTGTTGTCTCAATATAACCATAGCTGTTGACTCGCCATATTCATTTTGGAATGCAACAAATACGGTTGGTGAATACGTCTCTGATGCATGCACAAGCATAGGTGTTTGCCTTAACCCTACCATGGGGAGCTTTTGCCTCATTTCATATTCTGCGATCAGTTCATTATGTCTCTTTTCATCAACCACCCGATTGAAATGTCTAAAGAACTGCACAAGGTCATGATccagtttcaaatgatttttaattGCTGCATTTAGGCTTTCGCTGAGTTGGGTGCTTCGCATTCCCGCGGtccatctttctttcatcaTGCACCTTGCCCATTTATCACGAATTTTATACAACCCGGAGAgccattcattattttcaagatTGTGTTTCTTCACCATCGCCTCCCACACCCTATTGAATTGTTCCACTTCTTCAAACTCATACATGCAGGCACCAAACATGTATGGAAGATCACTATTTTCCTTGTAGTGATTGCCAAGATGTTTCATAAAATTACGCCTTATGTGAAACGTACATAGACCGTGAAATGTTTCAGGCATGACAATTGAAAGAGCGGCTGCCATGGCGTGATCTTGGTCGGTTAGTATGGTACTTGGATGTTTTCCGCACATTGCTTCTAAAAATGTACCAAACACCCATTTGAAAGAATCTATCGTCTCATCATACATAAGGGCAGCACCGAATATCACAATTTGCCTATGCTGGTTAAAACCCACAAATACTCCAAGTGGCCggtattctttatttgttttgtaggttGTGTCGAATGTGACTACGTCTCCAAAAAAGTTGTAGTCAATTAACATTCCTGCATCAGCCCAAAAGATATTCGTTATCTGCTCTTCACAGTCCAGCTGTACGGCATGAAAAAAGGATGGATTCTCGAGTGTTTGCTCTTGAAAATAATTCAGCATGCTACCTGCTTCTCCATATTTCAAGCTCCTTTCCCGTCTCGTTCGAAGATATCGTTTAAGATCATCCCGAGTATATCCCACATTACCCATCCCACCTGCTTCCGTTCCCATAAGCTCATGGCTCTGTTTCAATGAAAGCCCAGCATCCTCGCTTATTTCAGCTTGGAATCCTTGAGCCACACTCACTTTTCTTTGTGATGGCATCATGTGAGCACATTGAGCAATGTGCAACTCATGATTATGCTCTAAGACAAGGTCATGCACACGGTACTTCATTGTCCCTCTAAACAACACGATAACCATTTTAGCTCCACACCCTGTTTTCGTCGGCGCTCGTGTCCTCTTTGGCATCACATCACCTTCATACTTGCGTTTCACACCTTCTTTGCAGCAACTATATCTCCTAGACGTGGTCACGCCGTCTTTGTCTTTATTCAGATAGTCTTTACGTCCACTGAAATCCATTTTAAAGGCATACTTGTTGTAAAACTTGTACGCATCCTCTTCACTGTTGAACTCCATTCCTAACTCAGGAGTCCCATTTTCTGCCAATTTGCTGCAATCCATTACTTTTGCT contains:
- the LOC113759829 gene encoding protein FAR1-RELATED SEQUENCE 5-like, with the translated sequence MDCSKLAENGTPELGMEFNSEEDAYKFYNKYAFKMDFSGRKDYLNKDKDGVTTSRRYSCCKEGVKRKYEGDVMPKRTRAPTKTGCGAKMVIVLFRGTMKYRVHDLVLEHNHELHIAQCAHMMPSQRKVSVAQGFQAEISEDAGLSLKQSHELMGTEAGGMGNVGYTRDDLKRYLRTRRERSLKYGEAGSMLNYFQEQTLENPSFFHAVQLDCEEQITNIFWADAGMLIDYNFFGDVVTFDTTYKTNKEYRPLGVFVGFNQHRQIVIFGAALMYDETIDSFKWVFGTFLEAMCGKHPSTILTDQDHAMAAALSIVMPETFHGLCTFHIRRNFMKHLGNHYKENSDLPYMFGACMYEFEEVEQFNRVWEAMVKKHNLENNEWLSGLYKIRDKWARCMMKERWTAGMRSTQLSESLNAAIKNHLKLDHDLVQFFRHFNRVVDEKRHNELIAEYEMRQKLPMVGLRQTPMLVHASETYSPTVFVAFQNEYGESTAMVILRQQDAAMFVEFAVMRYDGGPERTVVFNRNDLSVRCSCKKYENEGILCGHALKVFDTVGIKIIPPEYIKRRWTKRARAGDCFDRRG